The Candidatus Poribacteria bacterium genome contains the following window.
CAAAACTGCCGGGGCTTGGCGATGTGGATTGGGGGAGCTTCTTCTCGGTTTTGAGTGACACCGGTTATGATGGCGCGGTCTGTGTTGAGGTAGAGGATCGCGCTTATGAGGAGACTTTGGAGATGCGACAACGCTCCTTACAGCAGAGCCATATCTTCTTGAGGCAGTTCACTGGATGATCTAATGAGCAGTTACGACTGGTTGGACCCAGAATTTGCCATAATAGAACAAGCAGGGCTACGCCGCTACCTCCGTACGGTCATGAGCGCGCCAACGGGAACGATTAATCTCGATGGACGCGATGTCGTACTGCTGGGCTCAAATAACTATCTGGGGTTAAGCATGCATCCAGAGGTAGTCGCCGCTGCCGTTGAGGCGACGCAAATTTTTGGCACAGGTGCAAGCGGTTCTCGCTTGATTTCAGGAAACAGTGAGCTCTATACAACTCTGGAATCCAACCTCGCGAAGACGAAAGGGACTGAAGCCGCACTCGTTTTCAGTTCCGGTTATGCTGCGAATACAAGCGTCGTTCCTCTGCTTGCCGGGGAAGGCGATCTCATTCTAAGCGATGCCCTTAATCATGCCAGTATCATAGACGGATGCCGTCTCAGTCGCGCCACCAAAAAAATTTATCAACACTGCGACGTAGAACATCTCAAAACCTTGTTATCGGAATCCACTGCGTTTCGGCGTAAACTCATCGTGACGGACAGCGTTTTCAGTATGGACGGCGATATCGCACCTCTCCCGGATATTTACGAAGTTGCCACGAAATACGACGCGATGCTACTGGTAGATGACGCACACGGATTTGGTGTATTAGGGAAGGACGGCAGCGGTATTATTTCACATTTCGGTCTCGATGGGAAAGAGATTATCCAAATGGGCACACTTAGCAAGGCAGTTGGGGCACTCGGTGGGTATATCGCGGGGAGTCGGACGCTGATTGAGTTGCTCATTAATCGCGCCCGCGGATTTATCTTTACAACCGGATTACCTCCAGCGACGTTAGCAGCGGCAAACACTGCGCTCGATGTCATCCGATCTTCACCTGAACTCCGAGAAAACCTCTTCTCACACGCGAAACGCTTCAAAACAGCACTGATCAATCTAGGCTATACCTTACTACCGAGCGAAACGCAGATTCTCCCCGTGGTATTAGGGAGTCCACAACGGGCAACACGTGTTGCAGAAGCATTACTCACGGAAGGTGTATTCGCACCAGCAAT
Protein-coding sequences here:
- the bioF gene encoding 8-amino-7-oxononanoate synthase; translation: MSSYDWLDPEFAIIEQAGLRRYLRTVMSAPTGTINLDGRDVVLLGSNNYLGLSMHPEVVAAAVEATQIFGTGASGSRLISGNSELYTTLESNLAKTKGTEAALVFSSGYAANTSVVPLLAGEGDLILSDALNHASIIDGCRLSRATKKIYQHCDVEHLKTLLSESTAFRRKLIVTDSVFSMDGDIAPLPDIYEVATKYDAMLLVDDAHGFGVLGKDGSGIISHFGLDGKEIIQMGTLSKAVGALGGYIAGSRTLIELLINRARGFIFTTGLPPATLAAANTALDVIRSSPELRENLFSHAKRFKTALINLGYTLLPSETQILPVVLGSPQRATRVAEALLTEGVFAPAIRPPAVPTGTSRLRLTLMATHTDAEIEQAIEAFATCGKI